The Melopsittacus undulatus isolate bMelUnd1 chromosome 12, bMelUnd1.mat.Z, whole genome shotgun sequence genome has a segment encoding these proteins:
- the YWHAH gene encoding 14-3-3 protein eta → MGDREQLLQRARLAEQAERYDDMASAMKSVTELNEPLSNEDRNLLSVAYKNVVGARRSSWRVISSIEQKTMADGNEKKLEKVKAYREKIEKELETVCNDVLALLDKYLIKNCNDFQYESKVFYLKMKGDYYRYLAEVAAGEKKNSVVEASEAAYKEAFEISKEHMQPTHPIRLGLALNFSVFYYEIQNAPEQACLLAKQAFDDAIAELDTLNEDSYKDSTLIMQLLRDNLTLWTSDQQDEEAGEGNN, encoded by the exons ATGGGGGACcgagagcagctgctgcagcggGCCCGCCTGGCCGAGCAGGCGGAGAGATACGATGACATGGCCTCGGCCATGAAGTCG GTGACTGAGCTGAATGAGCCTCTCTCAAATGAGGATAGAAACCTGCTGTCAGTAGCCTACAAGAACGTAGTTGGAGCTAGACGATCTTCCTGGCGTGTCATCAGCAGCATAGAGCAGAAGACTATGGCAGATGGGAATGAGAAGAAGCTGGAGAAGGTTAAAGCCTATAGGGAGAAGATAGAAAAGGAGCTGGAAACAGTCTGCAATGATGTTTTGGCTCTCCTAGATAAATACTTAATCAAGAACTGCAATGACTTCCAGTATGAGAGCAAGGTCttttatctgaaaatgaaagggGATTACTACCGCTATTTGGCAGAAGTTGCTGCTGGAGAGAAGAAGAACAGTGTTGTGGAAGCCTCAGAAGCTGCCTATAAAGAGGCTTTTGAAATCAGCAAAGAGCACATGCAGCCCACTCACCCAATTAGGCTTGGGCTTGCACTCAATTTCTCGGTCTTCTACTATGAAATCCAGAATGCTCCTGAGCAGGCCTGCCTTTTAGCCAAACAAGCCTTTGATGATGCCATAGCAGAGCTGGACACACTAAATGAGGATTCCTACAAGGACTCCACTCTCATCATGCAGTTACTTCGAGATAACCTCACTCTCTGGACGAGTGATCAGCAAGATGAAGAAGCAGGAGAGGGCAATAATTAA